A region of the Desulfomicrobium macestii genome:
GCCGCCCCCATCTACGGCGGTATCGATTACCGGCGCATCAGGCGGGAGGGAATCGTCTGGCCCTGCCCGGACCAGGCCCATCCCGGCACCCCCATCCTGCACCGCGAGACCTTTCCCCGGGGCCTGGGGCGCTTCATCCCCACGCATCCGCAAGCACCGGCGGAGGTGCCGGACGAGGAGTATCCCTTTGTGCTCGGCACGGGCCGGGTGCTTGAGCATTACCACACCGGCACCATGACCCGCAAAAGCGAGGGGCTGAATCGCATCGTGCCCGAATGTTTCGTGGAGATGAATCAGGAGGACGCCGCGCGCCTGGGGATCGCGCATGGGCGGCGGGTGCGGGTGGCGTCCCGGCGGGGGGAGATTTCCGTCAGGGCCGAGGTCACGGACCGGGTGGCCAGGGGGCACCTCTTCATCCCGTTCCACTTCGCCGAAGCCGCGGCCAACGTCCTGACCAACCCGGCCCTTGATCCCCTGGCCCGGATTCCGGAGTTCAAGGTCTGCGCCGTGCGCGTGATCCCGGAATAGCAGGCCGCCCCAAAACGGCGATCTGCTGCGTCAGCGAAAAAATCCAGACCGCTTATGTATGCGCAATACACTGCGTGCCCTGAATTTTTTCCCTTCCTTGCATCTCACCATTTTTGATCGGCCTGCGAATTTTGAATTTTTGAGTCAGATGGGCTGCGTCATTCGACGGCCACGAACCAGGCCCGGAACTCGCGCCCGGGTTTGAAGCCCACGCCGACCGCCCCCTTGTGCAGGTACAGGCAGTAGGCCCAGTCCGGCGAGTAGGCGCTGCTGGTCGAGGACCAGTAGGCTTCCTGCGGGTTCTCGAAGGGATGCCCGGCGGGCAGGGCCGGGTCGTGCCGCTCGGCGTCGACAAGGGACTCCAGTTCCCGGATGTTCGGCAGGCGCCAGCGCAGATCGCCTTCGCGGTGCCTCCTGGCCACCTCCAGCGCCTCCTCCCAGGTACACACCCCGCACAGGTCCGCCGAGCGCGTCCACAGCAGTCCCGTCAGCAGGTCGCGCACGCCCGCGTCCTCCGGCGCAAATCGCGGTTCGGGCCAGGCCGCGCCCTTGAGCAGCTCCGCGTCCTGCCCCGTCCCCTCGCAGCCCACGACATTCCCGGACACATCGCGGCACGTTCGCTGCCCGGTCCGCGCCAGGAGCGGGCTTTCCCCGCGCACGGGCCAGACCATGGCGTCGCGCGTCTTGTCGCCGTAGAACATGCGTCCACCCTCCAGGTGCACGTGCCAGGCGTAGCCCGGCGCGCGGCTGGCCGTGGTCGAGGTCCAGTACCAGGTCTGGCTGACCGTGAACGGATGCTGCGCGGGCAGGGCGGGGCGATGGTGGTTGTAGCTGATCAGGCTTGAAAGTTCCCGGCGATTGGGCAGGCGCCAGTCGGCATGGCCGAAGGCGTGTTCCTCGTTCATCCGGGCCACGGCCGAGAGCGCCTCGGGCCAGGACATGGGGAAGTCTCCGATGCTTGCAGTGCGGGGCCAGACGAGGCCCGTCAGGAGGTCCTGCGCCAGGAGGTTTTCCAGCAGTCTGAACCTTGGATCGGGCCAAGCAAGTCCGGTCCGAAACTCTCCGTCCTGACCGCTGCCCGCGCAGTCCACGGGGAGCCCCTTGGCGTTGAAACACACGGTCTGGCTGGTGGCCAGGATATGACGAACGGGGTGGGATGCCATGCCGGGCCTACTCGGCGCAGTCCACGCACCGCGTGGCTTCGGGCATGATCAGAAGGCGCCCGGCGGCGATGTCCTCGCCGCATTCGGTGCAGATCCCGAAATTGTCGTTGTCGATTCGGTCCAGAGCCCGTTCGAGGCGCATCAGCGTGCGCTTCGAATCGGTCAGGCGCTGGCCGCTGATGGCTTGATTGGCCATGGAATCCATGCGTGACAGCCGTCCGATGGGTTGGTCCAGGGAAACGGGCTTGGAGGTTTCCTCAAGTTGGGCGATGGTGATCTGGAGTTCCTGCATGCGCTTTTCGATGCGCGTCTTGATTTCCCGGCGCTGTTCAGGGGTCATTTTTGGTCCTTGAATAGGTTGGGCGGCCCCTCCTTTCCCTTGGAGAGGACGCGCGACGTGAACGCCCAGTATAGAAGCCAAAGCGATGCAGGGTCAATGTGTACGGAGAAATACGGGCATGAAGCATGGATTCCCGCCTTCGCGGGGATGACCTACGGGTAGTGCGAATGGTTCGAGATTTTTTTTTCCCACGTCGGCACTCGCAAACAACACGCGTGTCAGCACCACGTCATCCCCGCGAAGGCGGGGGATTCGACTAGCTCGGCGCTCTCCGAGTTTTTGGGTGACCGTCATCCCCGCGAAGACGGGGGGGCATGGCCGAGAGCGCCCCGTAGGCCCGGCTTCCTTCCGTCATCCCCGCGAAGGCGGGGATCCATGCCTTTGATTGAGGAGCACGACCGCTTCACTTCCTGATCGCGCAATGCATGAACGGGTCGCACCCATCGGTATGCGACCCGTTCATGTATCGTTTTCAAGCCGTTTTCTATCCGGGCGTGCGGAAGTAGATGACGGACTGGGCGCTCATCTTCTTGACGATCTCCTTGCCCTCGGCCTGAAGCTCCATCTTCAGGATCTCCTTTTCTCCGAAGCGGATGGCGTCGGTCAGGCAGACCTCCGCGCAGACGGGCTTTTCGCCCACATGCACGCGCTCCCAGCACAGATCGCACTTGTGGGCCTTGTTTCTGGCCGCGTCGAACTGGATGACCCCGTACGGGCAGGCCTCGATGCAGTCGCGGCTGCCTTTGCATTTGTCGGCCATGATGCGCACGATGCCGGTTTCGGTGTCCTTGACGATGGCTTCGGCCTTGCAGGCCTTGATGCACGCGGCATTTTTGCAGTGCTGGCAGGGCATGACCCAGGACTGGATGGCGATGTCCGGGTAGGTCCCCTGACGATCGCTCTCGACGCGCAGATAATAGGGCATCATGCCGGGCACGGCCGAGGCGTGGTCGACCAGGCCGTGGTAGTTTCGACAGGCCGCCACGCAGGTCTTGCAACCGATGCAGCGTTCC
Encoded here:
- a CDS encoding Lcl C-terminal domain-containing protein; this encodes MASHPVRHILATSQTVCFNAKGLPVDCAGSGQDGEFRTGLAWPDPRFRLLENLLAQDLLTGLVWPRTASIGDFPMSWPEALSAVARMNEEHAFGHADWRLPNRRELSSLISYNHHRPALPAQHPFTVSQTWYWTSTTASRAPGYAWHVHLEGGRMFYGDKTRDAMVWPVRGESPLLARTGQRTCRDVSGNVVGCEGTGQDAELLKGAAWPEPRFAPEDAGVRDLLTGLLWTRSADLCGVCTWEEALEVARRHREGDLRWRLPNIRELESLVDAERHDPALPAGHPFENPQEAYWSSTSSAYSPDWAYCLYLHKGAVGVGFKPGREFRAWFVAVE
- a CDS encoding TraR/DksA family transcriptional regulator, with protein sequence MTPEQRREIKTRIEKRMQELQITIAQLEETSKPVSLDQPIGRLSRMDSMANQAISGQRLTDSKRTLMRLERALDRIDNDNFGICTECGEDIAAGRLLIMPEATRCVDCAE
- a CDS encoding 4Fe-4S dicluster domain-containing protein, which translates into the protein MKQLSLAIDLERCIGCKTCVAACRNYHGLVDHASAVPGMMPYYLRVESDRQGTYPDIAIQSWVMPCQHCKNAACIKACKAEAIVKDTETGIVRIMADKCKGSRDCIEACPYGVIQFDAARNKAHKCDLCWERVHVGEKPVCAEVCLTDAIRFGEKEILKMELQAEGKEIVKKMSAQSVIYFRTPG